The following are encoded in a window of Kogia breviceps isolate mKogBre1 chromosome 10, mKogBre1 haplotype 1, whole genome shotgun sequence genomic DNA:
- the USP19 gene encoding ubiquitin carboxyl-terminal hydrolase 19 isoform X21 — MSGGASTTGPRRGPPGLEEATSKKQQKDRANQESKDGDPRRGSAFTPREELTKEELLLDWRQSADEVLVKLRVGAGPLRLEEVDAAFTDTDCVVRLPGGQQWGGVFYAEIESSCTKVQARKGGLLQLSLPKKVPLLTWPSLLKKPLGTQELVPGLRCQENGQELSPVALDPGPEPRRAKQEARNQKRAQGRGEVGAGAGPGAQAGPSAKRAVHLHRGPEGEGSRDGPAPRGDAPQFLAEPATQAEAEEQLRVPPLNPQTCLLGSEENLALLTGNKAVAPRNDPVSPVMAPSRDPEKDDRSKEEMAVAADAAALVDGKEPKSMVNLAFVKNDSYEKGPDSVVVHVYVKEICRDTSRVLFREQDFTLIFQTRDGNFLRLHPGCGPHTIFRWQVKLRNLIEPEQCTFCFTASRIDICLHKRQSQRWGGLEAPAARGAVGGAKVAVPTGPTPLDSTPPGGTPHPLTGQEEARAVEKEKPKARSEDTGLDGVAARTPMEHVAPKPEPHLASPKPTCMVPPMPHSPVSGDSVEEEEEEEKKVCLPGFTGLVNLGNTCFMNSVIQSLSNTRELRDFFHDRSFEAEINYNNPLGTGGRLAIGFAVLLRALWKGTHHAFQPSKLKAIVASKASQFTGYAQHDAQEFMAFLLDGLHEDLNRIQNKPYTETVDSDGRPDEVVAEEAWQRHKMRNDSFIVDLFQGQYKSKLVCPVCAKVSITFDPFLYLPVPLPQKQKVLPVFYFAREPHSKPVKFLVSISKENSSASEVLDSLSQSVHVKPENLRLAEVIKNRFHRVFLPSHSLDTVSPSDMLLCFELLSPELAKERVVVLEVQQRPQVPSIPISKCAACQRKQQSEDEKLKRCTRCYRVGYCNQLCQKTHWPDHKGLCRPENIGYPFLVSVPASRLTYARLAQLLEGYARYSVSVFQPPFQPGRMALESQGPGCNTLLSTSSLEAGDNDRDPVQPPELQMVTSVAEGDAGVPRAWASPDRSSVPSTSGISSEMLASGPIEVGSLPAGERVSRPEAAVPGYQHPSEAMNSHTPQFFIYRIDASNREQRLEDKGDTPLELGDDCSLALVWRNNERLQEFVLVASKELECAEDPGSAGEAARAGHFTLDQCLNLFTRPEVLAPEEAWYCPQCKQHREASKQLLLWRLPNVLIVQLKRFSFRSFIWRDKINDLVEFPVRNLDLSKFCIGQKEEQLPSYDLYAVINHYGGMIGGHYTACARLPNDRSSQRSDVGWRLFDDSTVTTVDESQVVTRYAYVLFYRRRNSPVERPPRAGHSEHHPDLDPAAESAASQASRIWQELEAEEEPVPEGPAPLGPWGPQDWVGPPPRGPTTPDEGCLRYFVLGTVAALVALVLNVFYPLVSQSPWR, encoded by the exons ATGTCTGGTGGGGCCAGCACCACAGGCCCAAGGAGAGGGCCCCCAGGACTGGAGGAGGCCACCAGTAAGAAGCAGCAGAAGGATCGAGCAAACCAGGAGAGCAAGGATGGAGATCCTAGGAGAG GGTCAGCATTCACTCCTCGGGAGGAGCTGACCAAAGAAG AGTTGTTGCTTGATTGGAGGCAGAGTGCTGATGAGGTGCTTGTCAAACTGCGTGTGGGAGCCGGTCCCCTGCGGCTGGAGGAGGTAGATGCTGCTTTCACAGACACAGACTGTGTGGTGCGGCTTCCAG GTGGTCAGCAGTGGGGTGGTGTTTTCTATGCTGAGATAGAAAGTTCTTGCACCAAAGTGCAGGCTCGCAAAGGTGGCCTCTTGCAGCTGTCACTGCCCAAGAAGGTGCCTCTGCTCACATGGCCCTCTCTCCTG AAGAAACCTCTTGGGACCCAGGAGTTGGTGCCAGGGCTGCGGTGCCAGGAGAATGGGCAGGAGCTGTCTCCTGTTGCCCTGGACCCAGGCCCTGAGCCCCGCCGGGCTAAACAGGAGGCCCGGAACCAGAAGCGGGCCCAGGGCCGTGGTGAGGTAGGCGCAGGGGCTGGCCCTGGGGCCCAGGCAGGGCCCAGCGCCAAGAGGGCTGTGCATCTCCACAGAGGGCCGGAGGGGGAAGGGTCCAGAGATGGCCCTGCACCCCGGGGTGATGCCCCCCAATTCCTGGCTGAGCCGGCCACCCAG GCTGAGGCTGAGGAACAGCTCCGTGTACCACCACTGAACCCCCAGACCTGCCTCCTGGGCTCAGAGGAGAATCTAGCACTTTTGACAGGAAACAAGGCAGTAGCCCCCAGGAATGACCCAGTGTCCCCAGTCATGGCCCCGAGCAGAGACCCTGAGAAAGATGATCGTTCCAAAGAGGAGATGGCAGTGGCAGCAGATGCTGCAGCCTTGGTGGATGGtaaag AGCCCAAGTCCATGGTGAACCTGGCATTTGTCAAGAATGACTCGTATGAGAAGGGGCCGGACTCAGTGGTGGTGCACGTGTACGTGAAGGAAATCTGCAGGGACACATCTCGAGTGCTTTTCCGCGAGCAGGACTTCACGCTTATCTTCCAGAccag GGATGGAAACTTCCTGAGACTGCACCCAGGCTGTGGGCCCCACACCATCTTCCGTTGGCAGGTGAAGCTCAG GAACCTGATCGAGCCAGAGCAGTGCACCTTCTGCTTCACGGCCTCTCGCATCGACATCTGCCTTCATAAGCGGCAGAGTCAGCGCTGGGGGGGCCTGGAGGCCCCAGCTGCACGAG GTGCAGTGGGTGGTGCAAAGGTAGCCGTGCCGACAGGTCCAACCCCTCTGGATTCAACCCCACCGGGAGGTACCCCCCACCCCCTGACAGGCCAGGAGGAAGCCCGGGCTGTGGAGAAGGAGAAACCCAAGGCTCGATCTGAGGACACAGGCCTAGATGGTGTAGCAGCCCGCACCCCCATGGAGCATGTAGCCCCAAAGCCAGAGCCACACCTGGCATCG CCCAAGCCCACATGTATGGTGCCCCCAATGCCCCACAGCCCGGTGAGTGGAGACAgcgtggaggaagaggaggaggaagagaagaaggtgTGTCTGCCGGGCTTCACTGGCCTTGTCAATCTAGGCAACACCTGTTTCATGAACAGTGTCATCCAGTCTCTGTCCAATACTCGGGAGCTGCGGGACTTCTTCCACG ACCGCTCCTTTGAGGCCGAGATCAACTACAACAACCCACTGGGGACTGGCGGGCGTCTGGCCATCGGCTTTGCTGTGCTGCTCCGGGCGCTGTGGAAGGGAACCCACCATGCCTTCCAGCCCTCCAAGTTGAAG GCCATTGTGGCGAGCAAGGCCAGCCAGTTCACAGGCTATGCACAGCACGATGCCCAGGAGTTTATGGCTTTCCTGCTGGATGGGCTGCACGAGGACTTGAACCGTATTCAGAATAAGCCCTACACGGAGACCGTGGACTCAGATGGGCGACCTGATGAG GTGGTAGCTGAGGAAGCCTGGCAGCGGCACAAGATGAGGAATGACTCTTTCATCGTGGACCTATTTCAGGGCCAGTACAAGTCGAAGCTGGTGTGCCCCGTGTGTGCAAAG GTCTCCATCACTTTTGACCCGTTCCTGTACCTGCCGGTGCCCTTGCCACAGAAGCAAAAGGTTCTCCCCGTCTTCTATTTTGCCCGGGAGCCCCACAGCAAGCCTGTCAAG TTTCTGGTGAGCATCAGCAAGGAGAACTCCAGTGCAAGTGAAGTGTTGGACTCCCTGTCTCAGAGTGTCCACGTGAAGCCTGAGAACCTGCGTCTGGCTGAG GTGATTAAGAATCGCTTCCATCGTGTGTTCTTGCCCTCCCACTCACTGGACACTGTGTCACCTTCCGACATGCTCCTCTGCTTTGAGCTGCTATCCCCAGAGTTGGCTAAGGAGCGGGTGGTGGTGCTAGAGGTGCAACAG CGCCCCCAGGTGCCCAGCATACCCATCTCCAAGTGTGCAGCCTGCCAGCGGAAGCAGCAGTCAGAGGATGAGAAGCTGAAGCGCTGTACCCGTTGCTACCGCGTGGGCTACTGCAACCA gCTCTGTCAGAAAACCCATTGGCCTGACCATAAGGGCCTCTGCCGCCCTGAGAACATTGGCTACCCCTTCCTGGTCAGTGTACCTGCCTCACGCCTCACTTATGCCCGTCTTGCTCAGCTGCTAGAGGGCTATGCCCG GTACTCTGTGAGTGTGTTCCAGCCACCCTTCCAGCCTGGCCGCATGGCCTTGGAGTCCCAGGGCCCTGGCTGCAACACACTGCTGTCCACTAGCTCCCTGGAGGCTGGGGACAATGACAGGGACCCTGTTCAGCCACCGGAGCTCCAGATGGTGACCTCTGTGGCTGAGGGGGACGCAGGGGTCCCCCGGGCTTGGGCATCCCCTGATCGGAGTTCTGTGCCCAGTACCAGTGGAATTTCTTCTGAGATGCTGGCCAGTGGGCCCATTGAAGTTGGCTCCTTGCCTGCTGGTGAGAGGGTGTCCCGGCCTGAAG CTGCTGTGCCCGGGTACCAACACCCAAGTGAAGCCATGAATTCCCACACACCCCAGTTCTTTATCTATAGAATTGATGCATCCAACCGAGAGCAGCGGCTAGAGGACAAAG GAGACACCCCGCTAGAGCTGGGTGATGACTGCAGCCTGGCTCTAGTCTGGCGGAACAATGAGCGCCTGCAGGAGTTTGTGTTGGTAGCCTCCAAGGAGCTGGAATGTGCTGAGGATCCAGGCTCTGCTGGTGAGGCTGCTCGTGCTGGCCACTTCACTCTGGACCAGTGTCTGAACCTCTTTACGCGGCCTGAGGTGCTGGCACCTGAGGAGGCTTG GTACTGCCCGCAGTGCAAACAACACCGCGAGGCCTCCAAGCAGCTGTTGCTGTGGCGCCTGCCGAATGTGCTCATCGTGCAGCTCAAGCGCTTCTCCTTTCGCAGTTTCATCTGGCGTGACAAGATCAATGACTTGGTGGAGTTCCCTGTTCG GAACCTGGACCTGAGCAAGTTCTGTATCGGTCAGAAAGAGGAGCAGCTGCCCAGCTATGACCTGTATGCTGTCATCAACCACTATGGAGGCATGATCGGTGGCCACTACACTGCCTGTGCACGCCTGCCCAATGATCGCAGCAGCCAGCGCAGCGACGTGG GCTGGCGCTTGTTTGATGACAGCACGGTGACAACAGTAGACGAGAGCCAGGTCGTGACGCGTTATGCCTATGTACTCTTCTACCGCCGGCGGAACTCTCCTGTGGAGAGGCCCCCCCGAGCAGGTCACTCTGAACACCACCCAGACCTAGACCCTGCAGCTGAGTCTGCTGCCAGCCAG GCTTCCCGGATTTGGCAGGAGCTGGAGGCCGAGGAGGAGCCAGTACCTGAGGGGCCTGCGCCCCTGGGTCCCTGGGGGCCCCAGGACTGGGTGGGGCCCCCGCCACGTGGCCCTACCACACCAGACGAGGGCTGTCTCCGATACTTTGTTCTGGGCACCGTGGCAGCTTTGGTGGCCCTCGTGCTCAACGTGTTCTATCCTCTGGTATCCCAGAGTCCCTGGAGATGA
- the USP19 gene encoding ubiquitin carboxyl-terminal hydrolase 19 isoform X35 — MSGGASTTGPRRGPPGLEEATSKKQQKDRANQESKDGDPRRGGSAFTPREELTKEELLLDWRQSADEVLVKLRVGAGPLRLEEVDAAFTDTDCVVRLPGGQQWGGVFYAEIESSCTKVQARKGGLLQLSLPKKVPLLTWPSLLKKPLGTQELVPGLRCQENGQELSPVALDPGPEPRRAKQEARNQKRAQGRGEVGAGAGPGAQAGPSAKRAVHLHRGPEGEGSRDGPAPRGDAPQFLAEPATQAEAEEQLRVPPLNPQTCLLGSEENLALLTGNKAVAPRNDPVSPVMAPSRDPEKDDRSKEEMAVAADAAALVDGKEPKSMVNLAFVKNDSYEKGPDSVVVHVYVKEICRDTSRVLFREQDFTLIFQTRDGNFLRLHPGCGPHTIFRWQVKLRNLIEPEQCTFCFTASRIDICLHKRQSQRWGGLEAPAARGAVGGAKVAVPTGPTPLDSTPPGGTPHPLTGQEEARAVEKEKPKARSEDTGLDGVAARTPMEHVAPKPEPHLASPKPTCMVPPMPHSPVSGDSVEEEEEEEKKVCLPGFTGLVNLGNTCFMNSVIQSLSNTRELRDFFHDRSFEAEINYNNPLGTGGRLAIGFAVLLRALWKGTHHAFQPSKLKAIVASKASQFTGYAQHDAQEFMAFLLDGLHEDLNRIQNKPYTETVDSDGRPDEVVAEEAWQRHKMRNDSFIVDLFQGQYKSKLVCPVCAKVSITFDPFLYLPVPLPQKQKVLPVFYFAREPHSKPVKFLVSISKENSSASEVLDSLSQSVHVKPENLRLAEVIKNRFHRVFLPSHSLDTVSPSDMLLCFELLSPELAKERVVVLEVQQRPQVPSIPISKCAACQRKQQSEDEKLKRCTRCYRVGYCNQLCQKTHWPDHKGLCRPENIGYPFLVSVPASRLTYARLAQLLEGYARYSVSVFQPPFQPGRMALESQGPGCNTLLSTSSLEAGDNDRDPVQPPELQMVTSVAEGDAGVPRAWASPDRSSVPSTSGISSEMLASGPIEVGSLPAGERVSRPEAAVPGYQHPSEAMNSHTPQFFIYRIDASNREQRLEDKGDTPLELGDDCSLALVWRNNERLQEFVLVASKELECAEDPGSAGEAARAGHFTLDQCLNLFTRPEVLAPEEAWYCPQCKQHREASKQLLLWRLPNVLIVQLKRFSFRSFIWRDKINDLVEFPVRNLDLSKFCIGQKEEQLPSYDLYAVINHYGGMIGGHYTACARLPNDRSSQRSDVGWRLFDDSTVTTVDESQVVTRYAYVLFYRRRNSPVERPPRAGHSEHHPDLDPAAESAASQASRIWQELEAEEEPVPEGPAPLGPWGPQDWVGPPPRGPTTPDEGCLRYFVLGTVAALVALVLNVFYPLVSQSPWR; from the exons ATGTCTGGTGGGGCCAGCACCACAGGCCCAAGGAGAGGGCCCCCAGGACTGGAGGAGGCCACCAGTAAGAAGCAGCAGAAGGATCGAGCAAACCAGGAGAGCAAGGATGGAGATCCTAGGAGAGGTG GGTCAGCATTCACTCCTCGGGAGGAGCTGACCAAAGAAG AGTTGTTGCTTGATTGGAGGCAGAGTGCTGATGAGGTGCTTGTCAAACTGCGTGTGGGAGCCGGTCCCCTGCGGCTGGAGGAGGTAGATGCTGCTTTCACAGACACAGACTGTGTGGTGCGGCTTCCAG GTGGTCAGCAGTGGGGTGGTGTTTTCTATGCTGAGATAGAAAGTTCTTGCACCAAAGTGCAGGCTCGCAAAGGTGGCCTCTTGCAGCTGTCACTGCCCAAGAAGGTGCCTCTGCTCACATGGCCCTCTCTCCTG AAGAAACCTCTTGGGACCCAGGAGTTGGTGCCAGGGCTGCGGTGCCAGGAGAATGGGCAGGAGCTGTCTCCTGTTGCCCTGGACCCAGGCCCTGAGCCCCGCCGGGCTAAACAGGAGGCCCGGAACCAGAAGCGGGCCCAGGGCCGTGGTGAGGTAGGCGCAGGGGCTGGCCCTGGGGCCCAGGCAGGGCCCAGCGCCAAGAGGGCTGTGCATCTCCACAGAGGGCCGGAGGGGGAAGGGTCCAGAGATGGCCCTGCACCCCGGGGTGATGCCCCCCAATTCCTGGCTGAGCCGGCCACCCAG GCTGAGGCTGAGGAACAGCTCCGTGTACCACCACTGAACCCCCAGACCTGCCTCCTGGGCTCAGAGGAGAATCTAGCACTTTTGACAGGAAACAAGGCAGTAGCCCCCAGGAATGACCCAGTGTCCCCAGTCATGGCCCCGAGCAGAGACCCTGAGAAAGATGATCGTTCCAAAGAGGAGATGGCAGTGGCAGCAGATGCTGCAGCCTTGGTGGATGGtaaag AGCCCAAGTCCATGGTGAACCTGGCATTTGTCAAGAATGACTCGTATGAGAAGGGGCCGGACTCAGTGGTGGTGCACGTGTACGTGAAGGAAATCTGCAGGGACACATCTCGAGTGCTTTTCCGCGAGCAGGACTTCACGCTTATCTTCCAGAccag GGATGGAAACTTCCTGAGACTGCACCCAGGCTGTGGGCCCCACACCATCTTCCGTTGGCAGGTGAAGCTCAG GAACCTGATCGAGCCAGAGCAGTGCACCTTCTGCTTCACGGCCTCTCGCATCGACATCTGCCTTCATAAGCGGCAGAGTCAGCGCTGGGGGGGCCTGGAGGCCCCAGCTGCACGAG GTGCAGTGGGTGGTGCAAAGGTAGCCGTGCCGACAGGTCCAACCCCTCTGGATTCAACCCCACCGGGAGGTACCCCCCACCCCCTGACAGGCCAGGAGGAAGCCCGGGCTGTGGAGAAGGAGAAACCCAAGGCTCGATCTGAGGACACAGGCCTAGATGGTGTAGCAGCCCGCACCCCCATGGAGCATGTAGCCCCAAAGCCAGAGCCACACCTGGCATCG CCCAAGCCCACATGTATGGTGCCCCCAATGCCCCACAGCCCGGTGAGTGGAGACAgcgtggaggaagaggaggaggaagagaagaaggtgTGTCTGCCGGGCTTCACTGGCCTTGTCAATCTAGGCAACACCTGTTTCATGAACAGTGTCATCCAGTCTCTGTCCAATACTCGGGAGCTGCGGGACTTCTTCCACG ACCGCTCCTTTGAGGCCGAGATCAACTACAACAACCCACTGGGGACTGGCGGGCGTCTGGCCATCGGCTTTGCTGTGCTGCTCCGGGCGCTGTGGAAGGGAACCCACCATGCCTTCCAGCCCTCCAAGTTGAAG GCCATTGTGGCGAGCAAGGCCAGCCAGTTCACAGGCTATGCACAGCACGATGCCCAGGAGTTTATGGCTTTCCTGCTGGATGGGCTGCACGAGGACTTGAACCGTATTCAGAATAAGCCCTACACGGAGACCGTGGACTCAGATGGGCGACCTGATGAG GTGGTAGCTGAGGAAGCCTGGCAGCGGCACAAGATGAGGAATGACTCTTTCATCGTGGACCTATTTCAGGGCCAGTACAAGTCGAAGCTGGTGTGCCCCGTGTGTGCAAAG GTCTCCATCACTTTTGACCCGTTCCTGTACCTGCCGGTGCCCTTGCCACAGAAGCAAAAGGTTCTCCCCGTCTTCTATTTTGCCCGGGAGCCCCACAGCAAGCCTGTCAAG TTTCTGGTGAGCATCAGCAAGGAGAACTCCAGTGCAAGTGAAGTGTTGGACTCCCTGTCTCAGAGTGTCCACGTGAAGCCTGAGAACCTGCGTCTGGCTGAG GTGATTAAGAATCGCTTCCATCGTGTGTTCTTGCCCTCCCACTCACTGGACACTGTGTCACCTTCCGACATGCTCCTCTGCTTTGAGCTGCTATCCCCAGAGTTGGCTAAGGAGCGGGTGGTGGTGCTAGAGGTGCAACAG CGCCCCCAGGTGCCCAGCATACCCATCTCCAAGTGTGCAGCCTGCCAGCGGAAGCAGCAGTCAGAGGATGAGAAGCTGAAGCGCTGTACCCGTTGCTACCGCGTGGGCTACTGCAACCA gCTCTGTCAGAAAACCCATTGGCCTGACCATAAGGGCCTCTGCCGCCCTGAGAACATTGGCTACCCCTTCCTGGTCAGTGTACCTGCCTCACGCCTCACTTATGCCCGTCTTGCTCAGCTGCTAGAGGGCTATGCCCG GTACTCTGTGAGTGTGTTCCAGCCACCCTTCCAGCCTGGCCGCATGGCCTTGGAGTCCCAGGGCCCTGGCTGCAACACACTGCTGTCCACTAGCTCCCTGGAGGCTGGGGACAATGACAGGGACCCTGTTCAGCCACCGGAGCTCCAGATGGTGACCTCTGTGGCTGAGGGGGACGCAGGGGTCCCCCGGGCTTGGGCATCCCCTGATCGGAGTTCTGTGCCCAGTACCAGTGGAATTTCTTCTGAGATGCTGGCCAGTGGGCCCATTGAAGTTGGCTCCTTGCCTGCTGGTGAGAGGGTGTCCCGGCCTGAAG CTGCTGTGCCCGGGTACCAACACCCAAGTGAAGCCATGAATTCCCACACACCCCAGTTCTTTATCTATAGAATTGATGCATCCAACCGAGAGCAGCGGCTAGAGGACAAAG GAGACACCCCGCTAGAGCTGGGTGATGACTGCAGCCTGGCTCTAGTCTGGCGGAACAATGAGCGCCTGCAGGAGTTTGTGTTGGTAGCCTCCAAGGAGCTGGAATGTGCTGAGGATCCAGGCTCTGCTGGTGAGGCTGCTCGTGCTGGCCACTTCACTCTGGACCAGTGTCTGAACCTCTTTACGCGGCCTGAGGTGCTGGCACCTGAGGAGGCTTG GTACTGCCCGCAGTGCAAACAACACCGCGAGGCCTCCAAGCAGCTGTTGCTGTGGCGCCTGCCGAATGTGCTCATCGTGCAGCTCAAGCGCTTCTCCTTTCGCAGTTTCATCTGGCGTGACAAGATCAATGACTTGGTGGAGTTCCCTGTTCG GAACCTGGACCTGAGCAAGTTCTGTATCGGTCAGAAAGAGGAGCAGCTGCCCAGCTATGACCTGTATGCTGTCATCAACCACTATGGAGGCATGATCGGTGGCCACTACACTGCCTGTGCACGCCTGCCCAATGATCGCAGCAGCCAGCGCAGCGACGTGG GCTGGCGCTTGTTTGATGACAGCACGGTGACAACAGTAGACGAGAGCCAGGTCGTGACGCGTTATGCCTATGTACTCTTCTACCGCCGGCGGAACTCTCCTGTGGAGAGGCCCCCCCGAGCAGGTCACTCTGAACACCACCCAGACCTAGACCCTGCAGCTGAGTCTGCTGCCAGCCAG GCTTCCCGGATTTGGCAGGAGCTGGAGGCCGAGGAGGAGCCAGTACCTGAGGGGCCTGCGCCCCTGGGTCCCTGGGGGCCCCAGGACTGGGTGGGGCCCCCGCCACGTGGCCCTACCACACCAGACGAGGGCTGTCTCCGATACTTTGTTCTGGGCACCGTGGCAGCTTTGGTGGCCCTCGTGCTCAACGTGTTCTATCCTCTGGTATCCCAGAGTCCCTGGAGATGA